GGCTGACGCGATCAGCATCTAACCGGAGATAACGGCGCCATGCGACGCCTTTTCGCGAACGCGAACTACGACTTCATCAACAGCCGGCGCAGGGCATACGTCATCAGCGCCGTCGCCATTCTGATCAGCATCGCCGCTGCCGTCTTCTGGCAGACGAGTCAGGGCAGCTGGATCAATTACGGCGTGGACTTCACGGGCGGCTCGATCATGCAGGTCAGACTGAGCCCCGGGACGGGCGACGTCGGTCAGGTCCGCCAGGTCGCCACCACTGCAGTTCCGGGCGCGACTGTCACCGAGTTCGGTGACGCCAACGACTTCCTGATCCGGACGCCGGGCACCGGCAGCGATGTGGCGACCGAAGCCTCGCGGGCGATGATGGCCGCGCTGAACACCGCATTCGGCGAGGCGAACGTCGAGCTCGAGCGCGAGGAGTCCGTCGGTGCCAAGGTCGGTGGCGAGCTGCAGACGCGTGCGTTGATCGCCATCCTGATCTCCCTCATCGCCACACTGATCTATATCGCGATCCGCTTCGAGTGGCGCTTCGGCGTCGCTGCGGTCATCGCGACGGTGCACGACATCGTCCTGACGCTCGGTCTCATCGCTGTGCTGCGGATCGAGGTGTCGCTCACGACCGTTGCGGCGGTGCTGACGATCCTGGGCTACTCGCTCAACGACACGATCGTCATCTTCGACCGGATCCGCGAGAACATGGCTACGTCGAAGCGCATTGACTTCATCGCGACGCTGAACCGCTCGATCAACGACACACTGCCGCGAACGGTTCTCACGACCGGGACTACGCT
This genomic interval from Longimicrobiales bacterium contains the following:
- the secF gene encoding protein translocase subunit SecF, which produces MRRLFANANYDFINSRRRAYVISAVAILISIAAAVFWQTSQGSWINYGVDFTGGSIMQVRLSPGTGDVGQVRQVATTAVPGATVTEFGDANDFLIRTPGTGSDVATEASRAMMAALNTAFGEANVELEREESVGAKVGGELQTRALIAILISLIATLIYIAIRFEWRFGVAAVIATVHDIVLTLGLIAVLRIEVSLTTVAAVLTILGYSLNDTIVIFDRIRENMATSKRIDFIATLNRSINDTLPRTVLTTGTTLATLLALYLFGGTIIRDFALILIAGILLGTYSSIWVAAPALLEIEKRFPHQQKQPRKARTPTARPTRV